A region from the Salifodinibacter halophilus genome encodes:
- the moeB gene encoding molybdopterin-synthase adenylyltransferase MoeB, with protein MSGPLGKTLAELRERLPPVPARRAVELVNDGALLVDIREADEIAQGTPVEAARYGRGFLEMRLDQNDIASERTILLMCASGARSLLAADELRRLGYTDTYSVDGGFDAWKQAGLPFETPATLDTADRARYARQITLPEIGEGGQAKLAAARVLIIGAGGLGSPVGFYLAAAGVGHIGIVDHDILERSNLHRQIVHRDAAVGESKARSARDTLAALNPSIHIEPIEQRVTPETAPELVAGYDLVVDGSDNFDARFAINDACVAADIPLIFGAVERFDGQVGLFPAGGQPCYRCLFPEMPPAEAAPSCADAGVLGAVPGVVGTLQAVEALKHLAGEPDTLAGRILALDTKRQHWRTITLPAGSNCDTCG; from the coding sequence ATGAGTGGACCGCTGGGCAAAACACTGGCCGAGCTGCGTGAGCGTTTGCCACCGGTGCCCGCCAGACGTGCCGTCGAGCTGGTCAACGATGGCGCGCTATTGGTTGATATCCGCGAAGCTGATGAGATCGCACAGGGGACGCCGGTTGAAGCTGCCCGCTATGGCCGTGGTTTTCTGGAGATGCGTCTGGACCAGAACGACATAGCGAGCGAGCGCACGATTCTGCTGATGTGCGCCTCCGGCGCACGTTCGTTACTGGCCGCAGACGAACTACGCCGGCTTGGCTATACCGACACATATTCGGTTGACGGTGGCTTCGATGCCTGGAAACAGGCTGGGTTGCCGTTCGAAACACCGGCTACACTCGACACCGCCGATCGCGCCCGCTACGCCCGCCAGATCACGCTGCCGGAAATCGGCGAAGGCGGTCAGGCGAAACTGGCGGCCGCACGCGTGCTCATTATCGGCGCGGGTGGGCTTGGCTCACCAGTGGGTTTCTACCTTGCTGCGGCCGGTGTTGGCCATATCGGTATCGTGGACCACGATATCCTCGAGCGTTCGAACCTGCACCGCCAGATTGTCCACCGAGATGCCGCTGTCGGCGAATCCAAGGCCCGTTCGGCCCGAGACACGCTCGCCGCGCTCAATCCGTCGATCCACATCGAGCCGATCGAACAACGCGTCACGCCCGAAACCGCGCCTGAGCTCGTTGCTGGTTACGATCTGGTTGTCGACGGCTCTGACAACTTCGATGCCCGTTTCGCCATAAACGATGCCTGCGTGGCAGCCGACATTCCTTTGATATTTGGCGCCGTGGAGCGTTTCGATGGCCAGGTTGGCCTGTTCCCGGCAGGCGGCCAGCCCTGTTACCGCTGCCTGTTCCCAGAAATGCCACCGGCTGAAGCTGCTCCGAGTTGTGCCGATGCCGGTGTCCTCGGCGCGGTGCCGGGTGTGGTCGGTACACTGCAGGCCGTCGAAGCACTCAAACACCTAGCCGGTGAGCCCGATACCTTAGCGGGCCGTATCCTCGCCCTCGATACCAAACGCCAACATTGGCGAACGATCACTCTCCCCGCGGGTAGCAACTGCGACACCTGCGGCTAG
- a CDS encoding thiopurine S-methyltransferase, giving the protein MTPATWLEKWQTGPIRFHQPDGHPALIEHWASLEATGNERVLVPLCGKARDMATLAERGHAVHGIELSQRAAIDFFAESDLTPSVLTHDPDCYRGEWPGGGAVEIDVGDFFELADRPGRSCELFFDRAALIALPPSTQARYVAQMSAMLAYDARGLLITLEYPDSAMSGPPFSIPEDEVRRLFNDDFVVARLASRDVLSLYDHLRDNGLPSLCEHVFQLRRRTG; this is encoded by the coding sequence ATGACGCCTGCAACCTGGCTTGAGAAATGGCAGACCGGCCCAATCAGGTTTCACCAACCTGATGGGCATCCGGCTCTCATCGAGCATTGGGCTTCGCTCGAGGCGACAGGCAATGAACGCGTGCTGGTGCCACTTTGCGGCAAGGCACGCGACATGGCCACGCTGGCAGAACGCGGACACGCCGTGCACGGCATCGAACTCAGTCAGCGTGCCGCCATCGATTTTTTTGCCGAAAGTGACCTGACGCCGAGCGTACTGACACACGATCCTGATTGCTATCGCGGCGAATGGCCGGGCGGCGGCGCCGTTGAAATCGACGTCGGCGACTTCTTCGAACTGGCCGACCGCCCTGGCCGTTCGTGCGAGCTGTTTTTCGATCGCGCCGCGTTGATTGCACTCCCGCCGTCGACCCAGGCACGTTATGTTGCCCAGATGAGTGCGATGCTCGCCTATGATGCGCGCGGCTTGCTGATCACGCTTGAGTACCCCGACTCGGCAATGTCGGGACCGCCCTTTTCCATCCCGGAAGACGAGGTGCGCAGGCTATTCAACGACGATTTTGTCGTGGCCAGGCTGGCGAGTCGCGACGTGCTATCCCTCTACGATCACTTGCGAGACAACGGCCTACCATCACTGTGTGAGCACGTATTTCAACTGCGCCGGCGTACTGGCTAA
- the rmuC gene encoding DNA recombination protein RmuC — MTTSVFISGLVGLVVGGAIAAVISFIAARGRLAVLETEAANAVSERDACSAELERERAAHQQMRDANTRLETQIEAERKAADDKLKELTNAREALTQQFKTLSQEILDDRSKKFAEHSKADLESLIKPLRDHIGRFEKQVRETYDAESQQRSALAEQIRLLEQSNKAIAEDATELTQALKGDSKTQGNWGEMILETVLERSGLQRDTHYDTQFHAAADNGAHQYPDAVIYLPESRSIVVDAKVSLEAYLRVQNAEDDAQRQAAQKEHIESIRRHLKSLSEKNYQAIDAIRTLDYVFMFVPSEAAYVEALRGDFSLQRTALDANIALVSPTTLMPMLRAVANLWRLQQQEENADEIARRAGRLYDKFVGFIDDLDKLGKQIDTSKKTFDQARNKLTSGQGNLVRQTEMLREMGAKSSKQIDETWRRDANVGDSALGDESVAGSEVDGSDNKSTAADGMGRAK, encoded by the coding sequence ATGACAACGTCGGTTTTTATTTCGGGACTGGTTGGTCTTGTCGTGGGCGGCGCGATCGCGGCGGTTATCTCGTTTATCGCTGCGCGTGGTCGCCTGGCGGTGTTGGAAACCGAGGCCGCCAACGCCGTCAGCGAGCGTGATGCATGCAGCGCCGAACTCGAGCGTGAACGAGCGGCGCATCAGCAAATGCGCGATGCCAATACGCGGCTGGAAACGCAAATTGAAGCCGAGCGCAAAGCCGCTGACGATAAACTAAAGGAGCTGACCAACGCGCGCGAAGCGTTGACCCAGCAATTCAAGACGTTGTCGCAGGAAATTCTCGACGATCGCAGTAAAAAGTTTGCCGAACACAGCAAAGCCGATCTGGAATCGCTGATCAAACCGCTGCGTGATCATATCGGTCGTTTCGAAAAGCAGGTGCGTGAAACCTACGATGCGGAAAGCCAGCAGCGTTCGGCGCTCGCCGAGCAGATCCGGCTGCTGGAGCAGTCGAACAAAGCCATAGCCGAGGACGCGACGGAACTCACCCAGGCTTTGAAGGGTGACTCCAAAACCCAGGGAAACTGGGGCGAGATGATTCTGGAAACCGTGTTGGAACGCTCGGGGCTGCAGCGTGACACGCACTACGATACCCAGTTCCATGCCGCGGCCGACAACGGTGCGCATCAATATCCCGACGCCGTCATCTATCTGCCGGAGTCGCGCAGCATCGTGGTCGATGCCAAAGTCTCGCTCGAGGCTTATCTGCGCGTCCAGAATGCCGAGGACGACGCGCAACGCCAGGCGGCGCAGAAAGAGCACATCGAATCCATCCGGCGCCATCTGAAGTCGCTGTCCGAGAAAAATTATCAGGCCATCGATGCGATCCGCACGCTGGATTATGTGTTTATGTTTGTCCCCTCCGAAGCGGCCTATGTCGAAGCCTTACGGGGCGATTTTTCGCTGCAGAGAACTGCGCTGGACGCCAACATTGCATTGGTGTCGCCGACCACACTGATGCCGATGCTACGCGCCGTGGCTAATCTCTGGCGGTTGCAGCAACAAGAAGAAAACGCGGATGAGATTGCCCGCCGCGCCGGCCGGTTGTACGACAAATTTGTTGGCTTTATCGATGATCTGGACAAGCTTGGCAAACAGATCGATACCTCGAAAAAGACCTTCGACCAAGCCCGCAACAAACTCACCAGCGGCCAGGGCAACTTGGTGCGACAAACCGAAATGTTGCGCGAGATGGGGGCGAAAAGCAGTAAACAAATCGACGAAACCTGGCGACGGGATGCCAATGTCGGTGACAGTGCGCTCGGTGACGAGTCGGTCGCCGGGTCTGAAGTCGATGGCAGTGATAACAAATCCACCGCTGCCGATGGTATGGGGCGAGCAAAATGA
- a CDS encoding FAD-binding oxidoreductase: MSRESHADSYYAATAHPAPERPPLNTRKHADVCVIGAGFSGVATALSLTERGYRVIVLEAARVGWGASGRNGGQIVNGYSRDLDEVEKHYGENAARTLGAMAFEGSQIIRQRVADYAIDCDLHDGGVFAALNRKQLDGLKKRHADWQRHGHSELELLDSDTIRRHANTDLYVGGLLDKAGGHLHPLNLVLGEAAALEAQGGIIHEHSPVTHIESGKRPTVHTDDGAVQADYVVACGNAYLGNTVPSLRARTMPVSTQVVATAPLDQSTVDRLMPAGTCIEDCNYMLDYYRMSADHRLLFGGGTVYGGTTPANIEAKLRPHLARTFPELADVDFDYAWSGNFALTLTRIPDLGRIDEHIYFTHGYSGHGVTTSHLAGQLIAEAISGSPERFETFSALRNIPFPGGRSLRVPLTVLGSWYYQAREKLGL; the protein is encoded by the coding sequence ATGTCCCGTGAATCCCACGCCGATTCCTACTACGCAGCAACTGCCCATCCCGCGCCCGAGCGCCCACCGCTCAACACCCGCAAACATGCCGATGTTTGCGTGATCGGTGCTGGTTTTTCTGGGGTAGCCACCGCGCTGTCGCTGACCGAGCGCGGCTATCGAGTCATCGTGCTAGAGGCCGCCCGGGTCGGTTGGGGCGCGAGCGGACGTAACGGCGGGCAAATAGTCAATGGTTACAGCCGCGATCTCGACGAAGTCGAAAAACACTATGGCGAAAACGCGGCGCGCACGCTCGGTGCCATGGCTTTCGAGGGCAGCCAAATCATCCGTCAACGCGTAGCGGACTACGCCATTGACTGCGATCTACACGATGGCGGCGTATTCGCCGCACTAAACCGCAAGCAACTCGACGGTTTAAAAAAACGACATGCTGACTGGCAACGCCACGGGCACAGTGAACTCGAGTTACTGGATTCGGACACCATCCGTCGGCATGCAAACACCGATTTATATGTCGGCGGGCTGCTGGATAAGGCCGGTGGGCATCTGCATCCACTCAATTTAGTGCTTGGCGAAGCGGCGGCCCTAGAAGCCCAGGGTGGCATTATTCATGAGCATTCGCCTGTCACCCACATTGAATCCGGTAAACGGCCAACGGTTCATACCGACGACGGCGCGGTCCAAGCTGACTACGTCGTAGCCTGCGGCAATGCTTATCTGGGCAACACCGTACCGTCCTTGCGCGCTCGAACCATGCCGGTATCGACGCAGGTCGTGGCCACCGCCCCCTTAGATCAATCGACAGTTGACCGGCTCATGCCGGCGGGTACCTGCATCGAAGATTGCAACTACATGCTCGACTATTACCGCATGAGCGCCGATCACAGGCTTCTATTCGGAGGCGGCACGGTCTACGGCGGCACCACGCCGGCCAATATCGAGGCCAAGTTGCGCCCCCACTTGGCGCGCACCTTCCCCGAATTGGCCGATGTCGATTTCGACTACGCCTGGAGCGGCAACTTCGCATTGACGTTGACACGCATCCCGGATCTGGGCCGGATCGATGAGCACATCTATTTTACGCACGGCTACAGCGGCCACGGGGTGACCACGAGCCACCTGGCCGGCCAGCTCATCGCGGAAGCAATCAGCGGTTCACCCGAACGCTTCGAAACCTTCTCCGCACTCCGCAACATCCCATTTCCCGGCGGCCGATCACTTCGTGTGCCACTAACTGTACTCGGCTCTTGGTATTACCAAGCGCGGGAAAAACTCGGGCTATAG
- a CDS encoding MBL fold metallo-hydrolase, producing the protein MTTENVNNRLESIAPGVYRFDTGYIRPRHTACFIIAAQDRVAIVDCGVAATIQPLLAALDSLAITTERVDAVIATHAHLDHAGGVGQLMMALPSARLYAHPSAARHLIDPTKLEKGVRAVYGDAFFDREYGRLEPVAADRVVETPDNAEVPIGERVLDIFHTPGHARHHQSIFDRRTATLLAGDAFGVGYPELDSPAGRFFVPETPPNQFDPDAMHASIDRIIGLAPQRVAPTHFGNVDEVATIGQQLHTFVDQYIDCCRHAQSMDDLEEAIMALYVRALTDRGRADDVPRMRTCYGLDVQLVAQGLWDWRSKQSASA; encoded by the coding sequence ATGACCACTGAGAATGTGAATAATCGATTGGAATCCATTGCACCAGGCGTATATCGCTTTGATACGGGTTATATCAGGCCGCGTCATACAGCGTGCTTTATTATCGCGGCGCAAGACCGAGTCGCGATTGTGGACTGCGGTGTCGCAGCGACGATCCAGCCATTACTGGCAGCGCTCGACTCGCTGGCGATAACGACCGAGCGGGTTGATGCGGTTATCGCTACCCATGCCCATCTCGATCACGCCGGCGGCGTTGGCCAGCTTATGATGGCGTTGCCTAGCGCCCGGTTGTACGCGCATCCTTCAGCAGCGCGGCACCTGATCGACCCGACGAAGTTGGAAAAAGGGGTGCGCGCTGTTTATGGCGACGCATTTTTTGATCGCGAGTACGGCAGACTGGAACCGGTTGCTGCCGACCGCGTCGTCGAAACCCCCGACAATGCCGAAGTGCCTATTGGCGAGCGCGTTTTAGATATCTTCCATACGCCAGGCCACGCGCGTCACCATCAAAGTATTTTCGACCGTCGCACGGCCACTTTGCTCGCGGGTGATGCATTCGGTGTGGGCTACCCGGAACTCGACAGCCCGGCGGGGCGGTTTTTTGTGCCGGAGACACCGCCGAACCAGTTCGATCCGGACGCGATGCACGCTTCGATTGACCGTATTATCGGTCTGGCACCGCAGCGTGTCGCGCCGACGCACTTCGGCAATGTCGACGAGGTGGCGACTATTGGTCAGCAATTGCACACGTTTGTCGATCAATACATCGATTGTTGCCGGCACGCGCAATCGATGGACGACTTGGAAGAAGCAATCATGGCACTTTATGTTCGTGCGCTGACCGATCGCGGCCGTGCCGATGATGTGCCGCGCATGCGTACGTGTTACGGCTTGGACGTGCAGCTCGTCGCTCAAGGATTGTGGGATTGGCGCAGCAAACAAAGCGCGAGTGCCTGA
- a CDS encoding sodium:solute symporter family protein, giving the protein MHGGHAHSILILTVLAVYMLVILAIGWYASRKVHNSSDYVVAGRRLGFGLGTGALIATWFGAGTVMGGAGNAYIFGNQGVIFDPWGAGACLIIVGFFFGRLLRRGRYISLADLYTSRYGKGMGILSMVSMVIAEMGWTGAMLVGFGSIIHYFTGLSLAWGIGVSTVVMVTYTMKGGMWAVTLTDSLQLLVLFVGLIAMLIVGVPQLGGWSHLFGANGAQSNMMNFPHWSWLPHGTDGFMGYTGLTGWVYWVGAWITIGFGSIPAQNLTQRVLAARDERTTVGISIVGGVIYILMGLIPVSMAMLYFQSHPGLTIQEASNELLLLMASNYLTATLLALFVCALVAALMSSAAGAVLAASTLIGDNGYRLLTGKQSNESTLKITRYAIPVVTGVSLWLALDFKTIYHLMVIAWSILLVSLFASYVAAFFWWRANETGAIAGFIVGFATWIGCYYWYLPITSAANTDVGHGAGSGVYFQWAMWDALYIASVWGLVGSIVCLVVVSLATQRINKPKPLVDIDGNPMRKAGWFGISSR; this is encoded by the coding sequence ATGCACGGTGGCCATGCTCACAGCATTTTGATTCTTACGGTTTTAGCCGTTTATATGCTCGTCATACTGGCCATCGGCTGGTATGCCTCACGCAAAGTCCATAACAGCAGCGATTACGTCGTCGCCGGTCGCCGGCTGGGCTTCGGCCTTGGCACAGGCGCCTTGATCGCAACCTGGTTTGGTGCCGGCACAGTCATGGGCGGCGCTGGCAATGCGTATATCTTCGGTAACCAAGGTGTCATTTTCGATCCTTGGGGCGCCGGCGCTTGTCTCATCATTGTCGGCTTTTTCTTCGGCCGACTGTTACGGCGTGGGCGTTATATCTCTCTAGCCGATTTGTACACCAGTCGCTACGGCAAAGGCATGGGGATCCTATCCATGGTTTCCATGGTAATTGCCGAGATGGGCTGGACCGGCGCCATGCTGGTGGGCTTTGGCAGCATCATCCATTACTTTACTGGTCTGTCATTAGCCTGGGGCATCGGTGTTTCGACCGTGGTGATGGTCACCTACACCATGAAGGGCGGCATGTGGGCCGTCACCCTGACCGATTCGCTTCAGTTGCTTGTTTTGTTTGTCGGACTGATCGCCATGCTGATTGTCGGCGTGCCACAACTCGGCGGCTGGTCCCATCTATTCGGCGCCAACGGGGCACAGAGCAACATGATGAATTTCCCGCACTGGTCATGGCTGCCCCACGGCACAGACGGTTTTATGGGCTATACCGGTTTGACTGGCTGGGTCTACTGGGTAGGTGCCTGGATAACGATCGGATTTGGCTCTATTCCGGCTCAAAATCTGACCCAGCGAGTGTTAGCCGCGCGTGATGAACGCACGACGGTGGGCATCAGTATCGTCGGTGGCGTGATCTATATTCTCATGGGGCTGATTCCAGTATCGATGGCGATGCTTTATTTCCAATCCCATCCCGGTCTTACGATTCAGGAGGCAAGTAACGAGCTTCTATTATTGATGGCCTCCAATTATCTGACTGCCACATTACTCGCCCTCTTTGTGTGCGCACTGGTCGCTGCCTTGATGTCGAGCGCCGCAGGGGCGGTTCTAGCCGCATCGACACTCATCGGCGACAACGGCTACCGCCTATTGACGGGGAAACAATCCAACGAATCGACGCTCAAGATCACCCGCTACGCCATTCCGGTCGTCACTGGCGTTTCACTCTGGCTGGCGCTGGATTTCAAGACTATCTACCATCTGATGGTTATCGCCTGGTCGATACTTCTCGTGTCATTGTTTGCCAGCTACGTGGCGGCATTTTTCTGGTGGCGCGCCAACGAAACGGGGGCAATCGCCGGTTTCATTGTCGGTTTTGCCACTTGGATCGGATGCTATTACTGGTACTTGCCGATCACGTCGGCCGCCAATACGGACGTGGGGCACGGTGCCGGCAGCGGCGTATATTTCCAGTGGGCGATGTGGGATGCACTTTACATCGCCTCAGTTTGGGGGCTGGTCGGTTCGATTGTCTGTCTCGTGGTCGTGTCATTGGCGACCCAGCGCATCAATAAACCGAAACCACTAGTCGATATAGACGGCAATCCGATGCGTAAAGCCGGCTGGTTCGGCATCAGCAGCCGTTGA
- a CDS encoding ATP-binding cassette domain-containing protein has protein sequence MLTLRNITLAYGPTPLLDDAEITVRRGERVALVGRNGTGKSTLLRILAGEVEPDHMSVEKSGDVRIARLTQDVPAGTTGSVYDVIAAGLGRIGDALARFHDLTARLSAGEDVMDAFSAAQAEVDAADGWTFAQRVEATISRLSLGADTRFEHLSGGQQRRVLLGRALVQEPDLLLLDEPTNHLDIAAIDQLEDILANWSGALLFITHDRAFLRRLATRIVDLDRGYLTSWSGNYDQFLADKDKALADEAQAQAAFDKKLAAEEVWIRQGVKARRTRNESRVRELKAMRTERAQRRERTGTANITTQDVERSGRNVVVAEHVSYSRGEQPIVDDLSTTIQRGDKVGIIGPNGCGKTTLIQLLLDRLAPDTGTLKLGTNLDIAYFDQQRAAIDDSATVVDNVGQGRTSITVNGKDRHVMSYLGDFLFSPKRARSPASVLSGGERNRLLLAKLFTRPANLLVMDEPTNDLDIETLELLEERLMAFQGTLIIVSHDRAFLDNVVTSSLVFEGNAQVGDYIGGYSDWLQQRPATHDNQSAPKTRSASSGTHAKAEERSTAGLSRAEQKELRELPGRIEELENRVAATESEFGSPTIYTGDSAAIANKTTELNELRAQVETAMARWEELESRQNQS, from the coding sequence ATGCTGACACTCCGAAACATCACCCTGGCCTATGGCCCAACACCACTGCTCGACGACGCCGAGATCACCGTGCGACGTGGCGAGCGCGTCGCATTGGTCGGCCGCAACGGCACGGGCAAGTCGACACTACTGCGGATCCTCGCCGGCGAAGTCGAGCCCGACCACATGTCGGTCGAAAAAAGCGGCGACGTACGCATTGCTCGGCTGACGCAGGATGTACCCGCGGGCACAACCGGCAGCGTCTACGACGTGATCGCCGCCGGGCTCGGCAGGATAGGCGACGCACTGGCGCGCTTTCACGACTTAACGGCAAGACTCTCGGCGGGCGAAGACGTCATGGATGCGTTTTCGGCCGCCCAAGCGGAAGTCGATGCCGCTGACGGCTGGACATTCGCACAACGGGTCGAAGCAACAATCTCACGACTTTCGCTGGGCGCTGACACTCGCTTTGAACACCTTTCTGGTGGCCAGCAACGTCGCGTCCTGCTCGGCCGCGCGCTGGTCCAGGAACCCGACCTACTGCTGCTCGACGAACCAACCAACCACCTCGACATCGCCGCCATCGACCAACTCGAAGACATCCTCGCCAACTGGTCGGGCGCTTTGCTGTTCATCACCCACGACCGCGCCTTTCTGCGGCGATTGGCCACGCGCATCGTCGATCTGGATCGGGGCTATCTAACTTCCTGGTCCGGCAACTACGATCAATTTCTGGCTGACAAAGACAAGGCACTGGCCGACGAAGCACAAGCGCAAGCGGCTTTTGATAAGAAACTGGCAGCCGAAGAAGTTTGGATACGCCAGGGCGTGAAAGCGCGCCGTACGCGCAACGAAAGTCGCGTTCGCGAACTCAAGGCCATGCGCACCGAGCGCGCCCAGCGCCGCGAACGAACCGGCACCGCAAATATCACGACCCAGGACGTCGAGCGCTCCGGGCGCAACGTCGTGGTTGCCGAACATGTCTCGTACAGCCGGGGCGAACAACCGATCGTCGATGACCTGTCGACAACCATCCAACGCGGCGACAAAGTCGGCATCATCGGCCCGAACGGGTGCGGTAAAACCACGCTGATCCAGCTTTTACTCGACCGACTGGCGCCGGACACCGGCACGCTAAAACTAGGCACTAACCTCGATATCGCCTATTTCGACCAGCAGCGCGCGGCCATCGACGACAGTGCCACGGTCGTGGACAACGTCGGCCAGGGCCGCACCAGCATCACGGTCAACGGCAAAGATCGGCACGTGATGAGTTATCTCGGTGACTTCTTATTCTCGCCCAAGCGCGCCCGCTCGCCAGCCAGCGTACTGTCCGGTGGCGAACGCAACCGCCTGTTGCTCGCCAAACTGTTTACGCGCCCGGCTAATCTACTGGTCATGGACGAGCCCACCAACGATCTCGATATCGAAACACTCGAGCTGTTGGAAGAACGACTGATGGCGTTTCAAGGCACGCTGATCATCGTCTCCCACGATCGCGCGTTTCTCGATAACGTCGTAACCTCCAGCCTCGTGTTCGAAGGCAATGCCCAGGTCGGTGACTACATCGGTGGCTATTCGGACTGGCTCCAGCAACGCCCGGCTACACACGACAACCAATCCGCCCCCAAGACACGCAGTGCCAGTTCAGGCACACACGCCAAGGCTGAGGAACGTTCGACGGCCGGCCTGTCGCGCGCCGAACAAAAGGAATTGCGCGAACTGCCGGGCCGAATCGAGGAGCTCGAAAACCGCGTGGCGGCCACCGAATCCGAGTTCGGCTCGCCGACGATTTACACCGGCGATTCGGCGGCAATCGCCAACAAGACCACCGAGCTAAACGAACTGCGTGCACAAGTCGAAACCGCCATGGCGCGCTGGGAGGAACTGGAGTCGCGTCAAAACCAGAGCTAG
- a CDS encoding glutathione S-transferase has product MRQSRGVMYELYYWPGIPGRGEFIRLALEDAGADYIDVGQRDGAGAVARSLYDDTTGPPFAPPALRIDGIGMVSQVANILRVTGHDLGLASDNAAEDAFCHGLQLTLSDFVAEIHDTHHPLGPDLYYEDQTSEAKHRAALFRASRLPKFLSYFEQVTATNTAAPWLVGADATTADLSLFQILAGLRYAFPTAMASLNDAIPNLNTLHDAVAARPGIAAYLVSDRRQPFNQHGIFRQYPELDGDSSPARDDDACNLA; this is encoded by the coding sequence ATGCGGCAATCGCGAGGCGTTATGTACGAACTCTACTACTGGCCCGGTATCCCCGGACGCGGCGAATTCATCCGGCTGGCACTGGAAGACGCAGGCGCTGATTATATCGATGTCGGCCAACGAGACGGCGCCGGCGCCGTTGCCCGGTCGCTCTATGACGACACGACCGGCCCACCATTCGCGCCACCTGCTCTGCGCATTGACGGGATCGGCATGGTCTCGCAAGTCGCTAACATCCTGCGGGTGACCGGCCACGACCTCGGGCTTGCATCCGACAACGCGGCCGAGGACGCGTTCTGCCACGGGCTACAACTAACACTCTCGGATTTCGTCGCCGAAATCCACGACACCCACCACCCACTTGGCCCCGATCTGTACTACGAAGATCAAACCTCCGAAGCCAAGCACCGCGCAGCGCTGTTCCGAGCCAGCCGGTTGCCCAAGTTTCTCAGCTACTTCGAGCAGGTAACGGCCACCAACACGGCAGCACCCTGGCTCGTGGGTGCCGATGCAACGACGGCTGACTTGTCCCTTTTCCAGATACTGGCTGGGCTTCGCTACGCATTTCCAACCGCGATGGCCAGTCTCAACGATGCCATCCCCAACCTGAATACACTGCATGACGCCGTGGCGGCGCGCCCTGGGATCGCTGCCTATCTAGTATCGGATCGTCGCCAGCCGTTCAACCAACATGGCATCTTTCGCCAATATCCTGAGCTGGACGGCGATTCGAGCCCAGCGCGAGACGATGACGCCTGCAACCTGGCTTGA
- the speB gene encoding agmatinase: protein MSELDGDQAFRANSLYGRQPELTYSGALSFLRRRYTRELGEAEVAVNGVPFDASTSNRPGARFGPRAIREASTQLAELPAFPWGFDPFDEIAVSDYGDCFLDFGYPEQIVPTIEAHATHILQSGASMLTLGGDHLVTYPLLRAHAAVHGPLALLQFDAHPDTWPDEPGRLDHGTMLTRAIDEGIIDPERSVQIGIRTHSTPRGFTVLDAPWVHRHGVDAVIERVHSVIGHDPTYLTFDIDCLDPAFAPGTGTPVAGGLSSAQALAILRGLGGLTFAGMDVMEVAPAYDHSEITAIAAATVAHDYLCLLAEKRRSA from the coding sequence ATGTCAGAACTTGACGGCGACCAAGCTTTTCGCGCCAACAGCCTCTACGGCCGTCAGCCCGAGTTGACTTACAGCGGTGCACTTAGTTTTCTCCGCCGGCGCTATACCCGCGAGCTCGGAGAAGCCGAGGTGGCCGTCAATGGTGTGCCTTTTGATGCGTCGACGAGCAACCGGCCCGGTGCCCGTTTCGGCCCGCGGGCCATCCGCGAAGCTTCGACCCAACTGGCCGAGCTGCCCGCCTTCCCCTGGGGATTCGATCCGTTCGATGAAATCGCGGTAAGTGACTATGGCGACTGCTTTCTCGATTTTGGTTACCCCGAACAGATCGTGCCAACCATCGAGGCCCACGCCACACATATTCTGCAAAGTGGCGCCTCGATGCTGACGTTGGGCGGCGACCATCTGGTGACATATCCACTGTTACGTGCGCATGCGGCCGTTCACGGGCCATTAGCACTACTGCAATTCGACGCACATCCGGATACCTGGCCGGATGAGCCCGGCCGGCTGGATCACGGCACAATGCTGACCCGGGCAATCGATGAAGGCATCATCGACCCCGAGCGCTCGGTCCAGATCGGCATCCGAACCCATAGCACACCGCGCGGATTCACCGTCCTCGATGCCCCCTGGGTTCACCGACATGGTGTCGACGCGGTTATCGAACGCGTGCATTCGGTCATCGGTCACGACCCGACTTATCTGACCTTCGATATCGACTGCCTGGATCCGGCATTCGCCCCCGGAACCGGCACGCCGGTTGCCGGTGGTTTATCGAGCGCACAGGCGCTTGCCATCCTGCGTGGGCTGGGCGGACTAACTTTCGCCGGCATGGATGTAATGGAAGTCGCCCCCGCTTACGACCATTCCGAAATCACAGCCATCGCCGCAGCGACAGTTGCTCACGATTATCTTTGTTTACTGGCCGAAAAACGCCGTTCTGCGTAG